The Bacteriovorax sp. Seq25_V nucleotide sequence ACCACTGCGAGGGGGCAGTTAAGGGAGACTGGTCCTTCTTCTTAAGTCTTCGGGACACCGCACGTGCTCATAAGTTTTGATTGCATTGATGATTTCCTCAGTCAGCTCTTGATCTGAAAAAGTTCTAATTCCTGACTTGTATCTAAAAGGAGACATCGAAAGAGTTGAATTGTACTTTGTATTTAGCTTCTTACAGATGACGCTTGCAACTTCTTTTGCCATGACTCTAAAAGTCGTATATTTTCCACCTAGGATCACATGCATATTATGCTTTGGTTGATAATACTTATGATTTCGTGCTGTCTTGGCCCTATCATTTGTATCATCTTCTTTAACAAGAGGTCTAAGTCCTGCGAATTTGCCTACAACATGTTCGTGATTTACTTTTGCGTTAGGGAAGTACTCATTTAAGTTCGCAAGTAGATAATCAACTTCTTCATCGCTTACTTGCATATCAAACTTGTTTCCGTTGTATTCAACTTCTGTTGTCCCAATTAGAATGTGATTTCTTTGCGGGATGACAAAAATTACTCTGCCATCCTTGGGTGTTAATACTAGTGGAGAGCTAATGTTGACTGAGTCCTTCTTTAGCCAGAGATGACTTCCTTTTGAAGGGAGAAGCTTGCGACTCCATTTGAAATCAGGATGATCAATAAGAAGTTCGTCTGTAAATGGGCCTGTTGCAAAGACAATTTCATTTGCCGTTACTGTTTTCTCTGTATTGCTTAGTTCGTCGATGATTGTCGCAGTGACGGTGTTACCATTGAATCTGAAGCTTTTTAAGGAAGTGTGATTAATGGCATCGCAATCACTATTAAGTGACCCGTCTGCAATAACTTCGATAGTTAGGCGAGCATCATCGACGATAGCGTCGTGGTAGACGCCGGCGCCTATTAGTCCATTACTTCTTATGTCTGGGAGTGCCTTAACTGTTTGATCCTTGTTGGTCATAAAAAAAGGCTTGTTGTGAAAACTAGAGAGTAGGTCATAAAGGAAGAGGCCACATCTAATCATCCATTTTGGCCTTAGTGAGTCGCTGAAGATTGGCAAATAGAAAGGAGATTCAAAGCATAGATGTGGAGCAATTCTTAGCCATAGGTTTTTTTCGTGAAGGGCTTCAAAAACTAGATCGAAGTCCATGTTTTCGAGGTAGCGAATGCCTCCATGTAGCATTTTAGAACTCTTTGAACTTGTCTGTGAGGAGAAGTCCTTTTTATCGATGAGAAGTGTTGAAACTCCGTTGAGACTTAGGTCCCTATAAATACCTGCACCGACAATTCCACCACCAATGATAAGACAATCATAGTGATCTTTAATTTGATTTTGTGAATTAATCATGTTTTTGTTATCCATTTTTTTCGATAATCACTGCATCACCTGAACATTGAAGTTGATAGAGGGAGTCCCCGTCTTCTTCTTGATGATTAAGTACTGGAGTGAGAGTGTGCCCAATAGAGATAATTGCGTTGGCGCCTTTTTCAAAGGCCTGATCTTTGAGTGTTTTTATCATGAGGTCATAAATTTCTGTGGAAGAAATTTTGAATTCACTGACGTCGCCGTTGCCATCGAATTGAGTGGTTTGTTCACTTAGGTCCCCAAGCGAAACAAGGCGAGAAGTCGTGATGACTCCAATATGTTCGACAATTGTTGTTCCAGCTATTTGATGCTGCTTGGAAACAAGTAGGTCTTCAATAGAAAATTTATGTTGTGCTTTTTTATATTTCTTATCTTTGTTTTGAAAGATACTTCTCTTGGTTACTAGGCCTTTGTTCTCATTCTCGTAAGAGCGACTAGGGTGGATATCTTCTGATAGCCCAACTTGGATATCGACACAGTATTTTCTGAGCTTGGAGGCCAAGTAGATTGCACTATATTCTGAAATTTGGGCAATCAGGAGGTTCCCCAGCATCATTGATTGTTTGTAAATAGATTCATTGTCGCCAAGAAGGCCATGCTCATTGAGGATTGCTAGGATTGAATCGTGGACGTCTTCGCTTAACAGATCTTTTAAAAGAATTGAGAAAGCGGGATTTCCACCGACTTGCACGCTACCGTATGAGATATTTTTTGCAAATTCTTTAACATCTTTAAAATCTTCTCGTGGTGCTGAGTCTGAAGATGATGAGTATGAAGGTGTTTCTTCGTGAATAACTTGTACGGCCGCTGGGGAGTCTGTAAAACTGTCCTCATCTTGCACTGATTCATATGCGAGGTCTTGCTCTTCGTAGTCTTCCTCGTCCTCTGCAGAAAATTCATCGCCCGTATTATCTTCAAAGTCTTCTTCTGTATTGTCTTCGCTTAATTCAAAGCCGTCACTAAGCTCTTCTGTCTGTTCTTCAGGACTTTCTTCGTAGTCTGGGTAGGCGCTATCATCAAACTCGCTAGAGAATTCATTTTCTTCGGAGTCTGACTCTGAAGACATTTCAAATGAGTCTTCTGTATCATCTTCTGGCTCACCTAGCTCATCTAGCTCATTATTATCGTCGGAAGGAAACTCTGGGAACTCAGAATTTTGAAAAGACATTGTGGCATCTTCTACGTCTTCATCCGATTCACTTGGAATATCTGGGAATGCCAAATTTTCTTCATCTGAGTTATCAGTGAAATTATTATCTTCAGATTCATTACTGCTTAAATTAGGATTGAATTCTTGAAAATTATTGAAGTCCTCTGAGTCTTCATCGTCTTCAAGATCGTCGAGATTGGCAAGCGGAGCACCTATTGTCTCAATTGGTGGTGGTTCATCGTCAAAGAGAGAATCGGTCTCAGGATCCTCTTGGTGTAGAAATTCCGAGAGGTCTTCGATCCTTGTTAAATCTTCCTTGTTAGACTTTTTGCTCATATGCTTGCCATCCTTGGCGTTTAAATGTGAGGGGGCTAGTTAAGCCCCGTGACAATGTTTAAATTTCTTTCCTGATCCACATGGACAGTCGTCATTTCTTCCAACTTTTACTTGTCCTCTTTGAAGTGGAATCGCTCTTCTTGCTTCTGCTTCTGCTTGTTTTTCTTCAGCTTCTTGCATTGCTCTGTAAGCATCAAGTTGCTTTTGAAGCTCTTCTTCGTGCTTTCTTCTAAGCTCTGCAATTTCTTCTTCAGTATAAAGTCTTACTGAGAACATATTTCTTACAACACTCTTTTTAACTTCAACTCTGATTTCTTCAAATAGTCTGAAAGCTTCTCTCTTGTATTCAGTTAGAGGGTCTTTTTGAGCATATGCTTTAAGGTTGATACCTTCTTTCATATGGTCCATTGAAAGTAGGTGATCTTTCCAGTGCCCATCAAAAGTAGTGAGAAGAATTTCTCTTAGAGCAAGAGTAACTTGCTTTTCTTCATAAGCAGAAAGTTTCTTTTCAAGAATTTCGATTGCAGTATTTGCGAAATATTTATCGAGGTCACCTTCGTATTTTTGAGAGCACTCAAGGGCAGATATTTCGTAATCAGTGTTGAAAGTTGTTTTGAAACCATTTGCCATTTCATCCCATGGCCAGTTTTCAAGAGGTACTTTCTTTTCAGTTCTATATGTATCGATTAGGTGAGAAGCAACGTCTTCTGTCATTTCTTTAACAAATCCCATATTGTCCATGTCTGATAGAATATCTTTTCTGATTCTATAGATGACTCGTCTTTGCTCGTTCATTACGTTGTCAAATTCAAGAAGGTGCTTTCTAATTTCAAAGTTGTGAGTTTCAACTTTTTTCTGTGCTTTTGCGATGGCGTTAGAGATCATCTTGTGCTCGATTGGCTCATCTTCTTCCATTCCAAGAGTTCCCATAACTTTTGAAATTCTATCACTTCCAAAAATTCTCATAAGATCATCTTCGAGAGATAGGAAGAATTTTGAACGACCAGGGTCACCTTGACGACCTGAACGACCTCTTAGTTGGTTATCGATACGACGAGACTCGTGTCTTTCTGTTCCAAGAATAAATAGACCACCTAGGGCCTTGACCTCGTCATTGATTTTAATATCTGTACCACGACCGGCCATATTCGTTGCAATTGTGATTGCACCTTTTGTACCAGCATTCTTAATAATTTCGGCTTCTCTTCCGTGTTGCTTAGCATTTAGTACGTTGTGTGCAATACCTGCAGCTGTAAGCTCTTCAGATAAGTGCATTGAGCTGTCAATTGAAATGGTACCAACAAGAACAGGCTGACCTTTAGCGTGCAGTTCTTTGATAAGTTTCACGATTGCTCTGTGCTTCGCAGCTGTGTTTTTGTAGATAACATCTGCATCGTCAATTCTTGCAATCGGTAGGTTCGTTGGGATTACCACAACATCAAGGCTGTAGATCTTTTGAAATTCTTCTGCTTCAGTATCGGCAGTACCAGTCATCCCTGAAAGCGTTTCATACATTTTAAAGTAATTTTGAAATGTAATTGAAGCTAGAGTTTGGTTTTCACTTTTTAGTTCAACGCCTTCTTTTGCTTCGATTGCTTGGTGTAGACCATCAGACCAACGAGAACCAGTTTTTAATCGACCAGTGAACTCGTCAACGATAATTACTTCACCTTCTTTAATAACGTAATCAACGTCAAGTTTAAATAGGTTGTGAGCACGTAGCGCCTGGTTTAAGTGGTGAAGAAGTTCTGAATTTTGAATATCGTAGAGGTTATCTACTTTCATCATTTCTTGAACTTTTAAAATACCTTCTTCTGTAAAGATTGCAGATTTTGATTTTTCATCAATTGTGAAGTGCTTTTCTACTTGTAGTTTTGGGATCACTCCATTTGCTACGTGATATAGTTTAGAGTCACCTTCACTTGGTCCTGAGATTAGTAGGGGAGTTCTCGCTTCATCAATTAAAATCGAGTCAACCTCATCTACAATACAAAAATGGAAATCTCTTTGAACATAGTCATCAAGAGAGAATTTCATATTGTCTCTTAGATAATCGAATGCGAATTCGTTATTTGTTCCGTAAGTAATATCTGATTGGTAAGCGGCTTTTCTATCTTCGTCACTCATGTCTGAAACAATACAACCAACAGTCATTCCTAACCAGTTGTAGAGTACACCCATTTCTTCCGCATCACGACTTGCAAGGTAGTCGTTAACTGTTACAAGGTGAGCACCTTTCCCCTCAAGGGCCTTAAGGTACAGAGCAAGAGTCGCAGTTAGGGTTTTACCTTCCCCTGTCTTCATTTCTGCAATTTTACCTTCAAAAAGAACGATACCACCGATGATCTGTACATCGTAGTGTCTCATTCCCATTGCTCTTTTTGATGCTTCTCTTACTGTTGCGAAAGCTTCAGGAAGTATATCTCTGACTTTTGCACCATCTGCTAGCATTTTTTTTAGTTTTGGTGTTTGAGCTTTTAGTTCTTCATCGCTTAGTTTTTCCATCTCTGGTTCAAGAGAATTGATCTTTTGAACGAGTGGTTGCATTTTTTTGATATCCCTATCATGTTTTGTGCCAAATAAAGCCTTCATTGGGTTTAGCATATTTTCTCCTAATCTAATCTAAAATGTAGTAAAGAGGATCCACTGGCGTTCCGTTAACGCGAACTTCATAGTGAAGGTGAGGACCTGTTGAAAGACCTGTGTTTCCTGTCTTTCCAATTAAATCACCTCTTTTAACTCTTTGTCCTTTTTTGACAAGAAGCTGCGAGTTGTGAGCGTATAGTGTTTCTAGTCCATATCCATGGTCGATTTCGATATAGTAACCAAAACCAGGAGTCTTACTCGATGTTTTAACGATTCCATCTGCAGGGGCGAGAATATCTGTTCCAACAGGGGCTCCAACATCAAGTCCTTCGTGCATCTTCACTCTATCTGAGTAGTGACTGACACGTGGGCCGTAGTAAGACGTAATCCAACCATATGACGGCAGTAGCGTCGGCGTGGACTTTAAAAATGAATCTTTATCTAAGAGGTATTGATCAAGGCCGTTAATCCTATTTTCTAAGGCGCCAGCAATCTGTCTCATAATGGTAAAGCGATAATCGAAATAAGCAAAACTGATAGCGAGTTTAAAACTCTGCTTAATTAATTCGTTCCACTCTTTAGTATAACTATAACCAGTAAGAAGACCAAAGTTGGTCGCTATTTTACGTTCGTATAAATCTTTGATGTCTTGAAACTTTTCGACAGAGCTAACTTCTTCGACTGTTTTTTTTACCTCAGAAATAAGGTCATCCTCTTCCGTAGGAAGGGAGATTGAGTCCGGAGAACGTTCACTTGGTGATTTGCCGCCATGAGAGTGGTCGTGGTCGAGATCTTTGGCCTCAATACCAGGGTTAAACTTTAAAGGCTTCGTTTGGTTAACGTCTTTAAAGCCAGTAATGACCCTCAATTTCTTTTCAAATTGTTGAACTCTCTCAATATCATCAGTGAGAGTGTTGAGTTTCATATTGAAGAGCTGAATCTGTTCTTTGAGTTGTCTATTTTCGATCGAAAGGTGTCTGTTTTCGTAAACTTGTCTAAGAATCTTCACATAGTCGTAACTTAGGATACCGATTATCGCCACAACAACCAAGATGAAGAAAATAAAACTATTGAATATTATTCGTGGAACCCTAAAGGACTTAACACCTTTTTCCTTTTCGGGAATTACCATGATTGTGTAAAAACGACTCAAATCCGTGACCTCGTAAACAACTAATTATGAAAGCATTTTAGTTTTCTTATTAGGTGTTTGCAACTTGAAAAAGACAAAAATACTATTGCGCAGCAGCGATGATGACCGAGATATTGTCTTGACCACCATTTTCATTGGCCTGTCGCACTAGTCTTTGGACGCAGTCTCTTATTTTTGTGAAGCTCAGTTTTTTACCGATTAGGTCTTTTTTAATCATATAGATGATATCTTCATCTGATACTTTTCCGTGTAAACCGTCAGAACAGATAAGAAAGAAGTCGCCTTTTTTCAATTTATAATTGAAGACGTCAATTTTTACATTTTCTTCAAAGCCGACTGTGCGCGAAAGAATATTCTTATGAGGGTCTTCTAATGCTTGTTGTCTAGTATAAAGACCCATGTTCATTTTTTCTTGAACTAGTGAGTGATCTTTAGAGAGTTGAAAGATATTTTCACGACTAATCAAGTAGGCGCGAGAGTCTCCAACGTTACCAATAGTTACATTGTCGTCACCGAAAATCATCGCAACCACAGTTGTTCCCATTCCTCTTAAAGTTTCGTCATTGTCAGCAAATCTTTTAATGTTGTTATTAGCATATAAGATTGCATCTTTCATGTGCTTGTCGCGTGCATTTTTAAGATCTACTGATTTGAGATACTCTGACATATGTTTGATGGCCATTGTTGATGCGAGTTCTCCTCCAGAGTGTCCTCCCATTCCGTCTGCTACAATATAGACATGGTCCGAGTTATTTAGATAAATCGAGTCTTGATTTGTATCTCTTTTTCTTCCGATATCGCTAATCCCTGCAGCTATAAATTCCAAAATATTCTCCATCTGTGTATTTGAATATATTGGTTATATTTTCTAAAGGTGTGAAATTTTTGTCAAATTGGGGCAAAAAAAGTACCTGAACAAAATGGTGTCTTTTTGTCTCTATGTAATTTGTTAATTATATGCAATTTTTTTATGGTTTTACTTTGTTTATCCCCACAAGAGTGTATAATTAAATAGTATTAATGAACCACTCAAGGACGGGAGAGCTTCATGAGTAAATTAAATGTAAAAGAATTCGTAAGTGAGCATTATAAAGTACAAGATTTTGCTCATCTAAACTGGTCTGGCTCGTTTCAAGATTATGTTAATCTTGTTTCTGAGAATCCTAAAATTGCTAGAAATGCCTTTCAAAGAATCCACGATATGATTATGTCATACGGGACAAGTACGTATAACGAATACAAGAAAGAAATTACTCGTTATCACTTTTTTGATGATCCAAATAATAATGGAAAAGATGCTGTCTTTGGAATTGATGTTCATTTAATGAAACTTGTGAACTTCTTTAAAGCTGCGGCCCTTGGCTATGGAACAGAGAAAAGGGTTCTTTTACTTCACGGTCCAGTTGGTTCTGCAAAGTCATCTATTGCAAGAAATTTAAAGAAAGGCCTTGAGCATTATTCAAGAACTGACGATGGAGCTATATATACATTCGAATGGTATGATGCTGAAGAGAGCGACATTCTTGGCGGACAGAAAAACTTTCCATCACCAATGCATGAAGATCCATTAAAGCTTATTCCTGTTGAAATTAGAAAAACTTTCTTGGAACAAATTAATAAGGGCTTAAAGTCTGAAGACAAAGTAAAAATAAAAGGCGAAGTATGTCCGGCCGATAGATATATTCTTAACGAATATATGAAAAAATATAACGGTGATTTTAATAAAGTTGTTGAGAATCATGTACGTGTTAATCGTCTTATTCTAAGTGAGAAAGATAGATTAGGTATTGGTACATTCCAGCCAAAAGATGAGAAGAACCAAGACTCAACAGAGTTAACAGGAGATATCAACTACAGAAAGATTGCTCAATATGGTTCAGATTCTGATCCTAGAGCGTTTAACTTCGATGGTGAGTTTAATATTGCAAATAGAGGTATTATTGAATTTATCGAGATGTTAAAGTTAGATGTTGCTTTTCTTTATGACCTACTTGGTGCTTCACAGGAACAATCAATTAAGCCGAAAAAATTCGCGCAAACAGATATAGACCTTGTTATTCTTGGTCACACTAACGAGCCAGAATTTAGAAAGCTTCAAAATAATGAATTCATGGAAGCTTTAAGAGATAGAACTGTTAAAATCGATGTTCCATATATCACTAGGCTAGATAATGAAGTGAAAATTTATCAAAGAGATTTTAATAACGAAAAAATTCCACACGTTCACGTAGCTCCTCACACGCTTGAAATGGCTGCAATGTGGGCGGTACTGACTCGCCTTGAAGAGCCGAAGAAAGCTGATTTAACACTTCTTCAAAAAATGAAATTATATAACGGTAAAACATTGCTTGGTTATAATGAAGATAATGTTAAAGAACTTAGAAAAGAAGCGGTGAGAGAAGGACTTGAAGGAATTTCTCCACGTTATATTCAAGATAAGATTTCTAATGCTCTTGTTAAGCATGGTCACACTGGATCTTTAAATCCATTTATGATCTTTAATGAACTTGAGTCAGGTCTTAAGCATCACTCATTAATCAATT carries:
- a CDS encoding glycerol-3-phosphate dehydrogenase/oxidase; its protein translation is MINSQNQIKDHYDCLIIGGGIVGAGIYRDLSLNGVSTLLIDKKDFSSQTSSKSSKMLHGGIRYLENMDFDLVFEALHEKNLWLRIAPHLCFESPFYLPIFSDSLRPKWMIRCGLFLYDLLSSFHNKPFFMTNKDQTVKALPDIRSNGLIGAGVYHDAIVDDARLTIEVIADGSLNSDCDAINHTSLKSFRFNGNTVTATIIDELSNTEKTVTANEIVFATGPFTDELLIDHPDFKWSRKLLPSKGSHLWLKKDSVNISSPLVLTPKDGRVIFVIPQRNHILIGTTEVEYNGNKFDMQVSDEEVDYLLANLNEYFPNAKVNHEHVVGKFAGLRPLVKEDDTNDRAKTARNHKYYQPKHNMHVILGGKYTTFRVMAKEVASVICKKLNTKYNSTLSMSPFRYKSGIRTFSDQELTEEIINAIKTYEHVRCPEDLRRRTSLP
- a CDS encoding heavy metal-binding domain-containing protein; this translates as MSKKSNKEDLTRIEDLSEFLHQEDPETDSLFDDEPPPIETIGAPLANLDDLEDDEDSEDFNNFQEFNPNLSSNESEDNNFTDNSDEENLAFPDIPSESDEDVEDATMSFQNSEFPEFPSDDNNELDELGEPEDDTEDSFEMSSESDSEENEFSSEFDDSAYPDYEESPEEQTEELSDGFELSEDNTEEDFEDNTGDEFSAEDEEDYEEQDLAYESVQDEDSFTDSPAAVQVIHEETPSYSSSSDSAPREDFKDVKEFAKNISYGSVQVGGNPAFSILLKDLLSEDVHDSILAILNEHGLLGDNESIYKQSMMLGNLLIAQISEYSAIYLASKLRKYCVDIQVGLSEDIHPSRSYENENKGLVTKRSIFQNKDKKYKKAQHKFSIEDLLVSKQHQIAGTTIVEHIGVITTSRLVSLGDLSEQTTQFDGNGDVSEFKISSTEIYDLMIKTLKDQAFEKGANAIISIGHTLTPVLNHQEEDGDSLYQLQCSGDAVIIEKNG
- the secA gene encoding preprotein translocase subunit SecA — protein: MLNPMKALFGTKHDRDIKKMQPLVQKINSLEPEMEKLSDEELKAQTPKLKKMLADGAKVRDILPEAFATVREASKRAMGMRHYDVQIIGGIVLFEGKIAEMKTGEGKTLTATLALYLKALEGKGAHLVTVNDYLASRDAEEMGVLYNWLGMTVGCIVSDMSDEDRKAAYQSDITYGTNNEFAFDYLRDNMKFSLDDYVQRDFHFCIVDEVDSILIDEARTPLLISGPSEGDSKLYHVANGVIPKLQVEKHFTIDEKSKSAIFTEEGILKVQEMMKVDNLYDIQNSELLHHLNQALRAHNLFKLDVDYVIKEGEVIIVDEFTGRLKTGSRWSDGLHQAIEAKEGVELKSENQTLASITFQNYFKMYETLSGMTGTADTEAEEFQKIYSLDVVVIPTNLPIARIDDADVIYKNTAAKHRAIVKLIKELHAKGQPVLVGTISIDSSMHLSEELTAAGIAHNVLNAKQHGREAEIIKNAGTKGAITIATNMAGRGTDIKINDEVKALGGLFILGTERHESRRIDNQLRGRSGRQGDPGRSKFFLSLEDDLMRIFGSDRISKVMGTLGMEEDEPIEHKMISNAIAKAQKKVETHNFEIRKHLLEFDNVMNEQRRVIYRIRKDILSDMDNMGFVKEMTEDVASHLIDTYRTEKKVPLENWPWDEMANGFKTTFNTDYEISALECSQKYEGDLDKYFANTAIEILEKKLSAYEEKQVTLALREILLTTFDGHWKDHLLSMDHMKEGINLKAYAQKDPLTEYKREAFRLFEEIRVEVKKSVVRNMFSVRLYTEEEIAELRRKHEEELQKQLDAYRAMQEAEEKQAEAEARRAIPLQRGQVKVGRNDDCPCGSGKKFKHCHGA
- a CDS encoding M23 family metallopeptidase; this encodes MSRFYTIMVIPEKEKGVKSFRVPRIIFNSFIFFILVVVAIIGILSYDYVKILRQVYENRHLSIENRQLKEQIQLFNMKLNTLTDDIERVQQFEKKLRVITGFKDVNQTKPLKFNPGIEAKDLDHDHSHGGKSPSERSPDSISLPTEEDDLISEVKKTVEEVSSVEKFQDIKDLYERKIATNFGLLTGYSYTKEWNELIKQSFKLAISFAYFDYRFTIMRQIAGALENRINGLDQYLLDKDSFLKSTPTLLPSYGWITSYYGPRVSHYSDRVKMHEGLDVGAPVGTDILAPADGIVKTSSKTPGFGYYIEIDHGYGLETLYAHNSQLLVKKGQRVKRGDLIGKTGNTGLSTGPHLHYEVRVNGTPVDPLYYILD
- a CDS encoding Stp1/IreP family PP2C-type Ser/Thr phosphatase, whose protein sequence is MEFIAAGISDIGRKRDTNQDSIYLNNSDHVYIVADGMGGHSGGELASTMAIKHMSEYLKSVDLKNARDKHMKDAILYANNNIKRFADNDETLRGMGTTVVAMIFGDDNVTIGNVGDSRAYLISRENIFQLSKDHSLVQEKMNMGLYTRQQALEDPHKNILSRTVGFEENVKIDVFNYKLKKGDFFLICSDGLHGKVSDEDIIYMIKKDLIGKKLSFTKIRDCVQRLVRQANENGGQDNISVIIAAAQ
- a CDS encoding PrkA family serine protein kinase, whose translation is MSKLNVKEFVSEHYKVQDFAHLNWSGSFQDYVNLVSENPKIARNAFQRIHDMIMSYGTSTYNEYKKEITRYHFFDDPNNNGKDAVFGIDVHLMKLVNFFKAAALGYGTEKRVLLLHGPVGSAKSSIARNLKKGLEHYSRTDDGAIYTFEWYDAEESDILGGQKNFPSPMHEDPLKLIPVEIRKTFLEQINKGLKSEDKVKIKGEVCPADRYILNEYMKKYNGDFNKVVENHVRVNRLILSEKDRLGIGTFQPKDEKNQDSTELTGDINYRKIAQYGSDSDPRAFNFDGEFNIANRGIIEFIEMLKLDVAFLYDLLGASQEQSIKPKKFAQTDIDLVILGHTNEPEFRKLQNNEFMEALRDRTVKIDVPYITRLDNEVKIYQRDFNNEKIPHVHVAPHTLEMAAMWAVLTRLEEPKKADLTLLQKMKLYNGKTLLGYNEDNVKELRKEAVREGLEGISPRYIQDKISNALVKHGHTGSLNPFMIFNELESGLKHHSLINSSEQGEKFRELLAIVREEYTDIVKNDVQKAISLDETAIETLCANYIDNVKAYTQKEKVRNKYTGKLEESDERFMRSIEEKIDIAESRKDDFRREIMNYIGALAIEGKQFDYKMNERLHRALELKLFEDQKDAIKLTTIISNVVDKETQEKIDIIKSRLIKNYGYCEISATDALNYVASIFAKGDSAKS